The region CACCAAAGGAAGCACAAGACTATTGATCTCGCTCGAACGTATGCTGTCGTCAGCCTGATCCTTGTCCTTATGAGCCTGCGTCCAGCGTACGTCCTGCTCTTTAAACTGGCTGTACCAGCTGCTCTTCAAGTAGCCCAGGTCCTGTGTCCATAACCCGCCCTTTCCCTCCGCAAAGGTGGAAATGGAAATCACATTCGAATTATTGATCGCATAAGAGGATAACAGCTCCCGCATCTTTTGCTTGGCCAGATATCTTTCCCCATTAGTGCTCTCATCGTTCAGATCGGCGGTTATCCATTCCTGTGTGATGTCGCTGCTCAGCACCTGGTTGCCCATATCCTCAATCTGCGTCAGCAGTGTGCTGACATGGGAGGCAAATTGGTCTATGGTTTGCAGTGTGGACGTCTGGGTAGATTTACGGATCTGCTCCGACGATTCCTTGCTGAGGATGAAGACAACCGCCGTAATCGGAAGGATCAGCAGGATCGAAAAAGCCCACATCAATCTGCTGCGTAACGAGTAGAACATGACAACCGCACCCCTTACTACAAGTGGAAACGGCTTAGCCGCCCTTTGGTTAAAGGGCGGCTGCCGTTTCTGTAATGTTTGGAAATTTTATTATTTTTGCGGCAGATCTGCATATGCCTTGTCAATCTTTTTGATGGCGTCGGCAATGGCTGCATCCGCGTTGCGTCCGGCGATGGTCACTTCCTCAATCATCTTGTTTACCGCTTCGGACATTTGCGGGAAGACCGGTGTAATCGGACGCGGTCTGCCGAATTTCTGATTCTGTACGACAAAGATATTCTTCGGATATTGACCCAGCTCAGGGAACTCGTTGGCTACCGAATAGCGGGCCGGAATATCCTTTGTGATGGAGCAATAGGTCTTAGCTCCTTCAGAACCTGTCACCCAGTTTACAAACTGCCAGGCAGCATCGGCATTCTTACTCTTCGAGGAAATGGCCAGCGACCAGCTTCCGTTCGCAACAGCCTGCTGGGTTTCCTTCGGAAGCGGGGCGATATCATAATCTTCGCCTAATTTGAAATTAGGGAACTTGTCGGCATAATTGCCCAGTGACCAGGAGCCGTCGACCGTCATCGCCAGCTGATTGTTCGGGAACGGATCTGGCGGGTATTCCAGGGAGGACACTTTATCCTTATTATACAGGTCGGAGAAGAATTGCAACGCCTTTTTGGTCTCTGGCTTATCCAGGTAACCTTTGGAAGTTGTTCCATCCGGACTCATGATCTCGCCGCCAAACTGCCAAATAATCGGATATTTAAAGTAGGCTGCTGTTCCTGCATTACCGAAGCCCTGCGCCGGATCAATGCCGTACACGCCTTTGGCCGGGTCGTTAAGCTTTTTAGCTGCATCCAGCACCTGATCCCAAGTCCAAGGCTCTTCCGGGTTCTTGGAGGGAAGAGGAATTCCCTTCGCTTCAAACATTTTTTTATTATAAAAAAGAGCAATGGAGGATTCGGTGAGCGGAGCCATGTAAATTTCATTATTATAGGTGTACGTGGCAATGGTCGATTTCGGAATATCCTCCAGGTTGCCATCCTTCTTGAAATAGGCGGTCAGCGGCTGTAAAGCACCCGCCTGGGCGTAAGATGCCATATTCGGGCCATCGACGGCCATAATATCAGGGGGACTGCCCGAAGCAATGGATGTTCTCAGCTTGGTATCGTAATCGGCATACGGAATCGGACTCATCTCAACCTTTATATTAGGATGCGCTTCATTAAACGAGGCCACCAGCTTGTCATAGGCTGAATTCTCGGCGTCATTCCCCGAGTTTCTCCAGAATTTGAGCGACACCTTCTCTTCTTTGGGTGCCGACGAACTTCCCGCCTCCGGCTGCGCGTTATCCCCTTTGCTTCCACATCCGGCGAGCAGTCCGCATGCCAACATTGCGCTTAGTACCACTTTACTCTTACTGTTCAATAATGCCCTCCCCTTTCATCTACTGTCTACTGTCTGCGCTTACAACTGAATATTATCAAACCTGCCCGATGATAAAATTCATTATTCTCTGCACTGAGCTTTTAAAATGTTCGGTATTTCTATCAAAAGCAATCACTTTTCATCATATGTTCTTCTCTATACTGGCCGGGACTTACACCCACAACCTTCTTGAACACCTGGCAGAAATACCGCTGGTTATCATAGCCGACCCTTTCGGATATTTTGAAGATTTTTAAGCTGCTTTCTCTCAGCATCTTTTTCGCTGTCTGAATGCGCAGCAAAGTGACATATTCCAGAATGGTCTGTCCGGTCGACTTGGAATATAAGTTGCTTACATAGGAAGAATTAAGGCCGAACCGTTCGGCCAATTGATCCAGCCCAATATTTTCATGGTAATGGGATTCAAGATACGCTTTGATTTCTTGAACCACCTTTTCCTTCATCGTAGTCTTGGTTACACTCAGATAAAATTGCACACTCTTCGCTAAATCCTGCAGCTGTTGCTGCAAAGACGCCCAGTCCGGCGTGTCCAGTATCTTGTCCATCAGCTGCGGGCGGGCGCCGATTACTTTTTCAATCTTGATTCCATAGTCCTGTTCAATCAGATCGAGCATCCGGTTCCCCCACTCTATGCCTGCCTTCTTCAGCAGAACAGGAGCCATCAGCCGTCCCGTCCCCCATTCTATCCAACGTTCAAGCCTCTCCTCGAACTCTTTCTGTTCGTAACGGACGAAGGACTGGAGGGAGTCAGACCACTCGCTCAGCCACTGCCCGGATACGCGGGTAATCTCCTCTAAGCGGCTCCCCTCCATAACCGGAACCCCAAAGAACACCCCCATTTCACATGCCTTGTCAGCGGCTACAAAAGAGAGATTTGCATCTATAATTCCGGCTACAACCGGCCCCAGTCCAAACGACAATGAAATATCGTCTGCTGAGCTGTCCTTCGAGAAGGCTTCGGCTGCAGCCAGCAAAATTCCTGTTAACGGCTCGTTGTCCTCCATGGCCGCCATACATAATAAGATGACTTTCTGCTGCTCGTACAGCAGGTCCACAACGATTCCGCGATTCGTCAAAAAGCTGAGGAGAGCATCCGTAGCGCCATTATTCTTCAACCGTTCAAGCCACAGCGTCTGCGTACTTCCAATCACGAGAACCACAAACTGGTTATACCGTTCGTAGGGCGTCTGATCGAACGATGGGCGTTTGGCATGGACGATTAGATCTGTAAACGCCGCCCGGTCCAACGCTGCCACATTCCGAAGCTCAGGGCGATTCTCCGTGGCATCCGCTTTACGCTCCAGACGCTTGAGCGCTCTTGAGACAGTCTTGGCTACTTCCTCCAGCTCTGCCGGCTTGATCAGATAATCCACAGCCTCCAGCTTGATGGCTTCTTTGGCGTATTCGAACTCGGAATACCC is a window of Paenibacillus sp. FSL H3-0469 DNA encoding:
- a CDS encoding sugar ABC transporter substrate-binding protein, which encodes MNSKSKVVLSAMLACGLLAGCGSKGDNAQPEAGSSSAPKEEKVSLKFWRNSGNDAENSAYDKLVASFNEAHPNIKVEMSPIPYADYDTKLRTSIASGSPPDIMAVDGPNMASYAQAGALQPLTAYFKKDGNLEDIPKSTIATYTYNNEIYMAPLTESSIALFYNKKMFEAKGIPLPSKNPEEPWTWDQVLDAAKKLNDPAKGVYGIDPAQGFGNAGTAAYFKYPIIWQFGGEIMSPDGTTSKGYLDKPETKKALQFFSDLYNKDKVSSLEYPPDPFPNNQLAMTVDGSWSLGNYADKFPNFKLGEDYDIAPLPKETQQAVANGSWSLAISSKSKNADAAWQFVNWVTGSEGAKTYCSITKDIPARYSVANEFPELGQYPKNIFVVQNQKFGRPRPITPVFPQMSEAVNKMIEEVTIAGRNADAAIADAIKKIDKAYADLPQK
- a CDS encoding response regulator, whose amino-acid sequence is MYKLFIADDEQLVVETLSAVIDWNAYGIGIVGTATNGKQALERILQSDPDIVLTDIRMPGLNGLELIRALKEKGHKAECIIISGYSEFEYAKEAIKLEAVDYLIKPAELEEVAKTVSRALKRLERKADATENRPELRNVAALDRAAFTDLIVHAKRPSFDQTPYERYNQFVVLVIGSTQTLWLERLKNNGATDALLSFLTNRGIVVDLLYEQQKVILLCMAAMEDNEPLTGILLAAAEAFSKDSSADDISLSFGLGPVVAGIIDANLSFVAADKACEMGVFFGVPVMEGSRLEEITRVSGQWLSEWSDSLQSFVRYEQKEFEERLERWIEWGTGRLMAPVLLKKAGIEWGNRMLDLIEQDYGIKIEKVIGARPQLMDKILDTPDWASLQQQLQDLAKSVQFYLSVTKTTMKEKVVQEIKAYLESHYHENIGLDQLAERFGLNSSYVSNLYSKSTGQTILEYVTLLRIQTAKKMLRESSLKIFKISERVGYDNQRYFCQVFKKVVGVSPGQYREEHMMKSDCF